From the Verrucomicrobiia bacterium genome, one window contains:
- a CDS encoding glycoside hydrolase family 31 protein — protein MPPSSFTRDGSRLVWRSKEQTLWLEAWGRDSIRVRATTLADMTQRDWSLLRPGKSASKLSVQEKFARFVNGKLSATVDARSGRVRFFKTGSEEPLAEEIFARTNYPASRTFKSVGGDLFKCEASFTAFDDERIYGLGQRRHGLLDQKGCVLELTHRNSQISVPFLVSSRGYGLLWHHPGMGRVELGRTQTRWVADAARLIDYVVTTGDDYAEIMERYADLTGHAPMMPRFAAGFWQCKLRYRTQEELLAVAREHKRRGLPMSVIVIDYFNWTKMGEWKFDPACWPDPAGMVRELKTMGIEVMVSVWPTVNPDSENFAELERRNLLVRTERGINSFIKFTDSNANQTVISGLVDTTHPEARAFLWEKVRDNYFKHGIKAWWLDAIEPEMVTYDHDNVRYHAGNGSEVGCIYPMMQQRAFYEGMRAAGEKDVITLGRAGFAGSQRYGAAIWSGDIHSTWEDLQQQVRAGLNIGMSGIPWWTTDIGGFFGGEVDTPYFQELIVRWFQYGAFCPLFRLHGWRNSSLAHPETSDPTRGGPNEVWTFGDRAYEIIRKFLLLRERLRPYIMEQMKRASAKGTPPMRPLFFDFAEDQRCSDVDDQFLFGPDLLVAPVLHAAETKRKVYLPAGANWTDAWTRREFKGGQFISAAAPLETIPLFLRNGRRLPIRDER, from the coding sequence ATGCCCCCCAGTTCTTTTACGCGCGATGGCAGCCGCCTTGTCTGGCGAAGCAAGGAACAAACGTTGTGGCTGGAAGCGTGGGGCCGCGACAGCATTCGCGTGAGGGCGACGACACTCGCGGACATGACGCAGCGCGACTGGAGCCTGCTGCGGCCGGGCAAGAGTGCATCGAAGCTTTCCGTGCAGGAAAAGTTTGCCCGCTTCGTGAACGGCAAACTTTCCGCAACTGTGGATGCGCGTTCCGGACGTGTGCGCTTTTTCAAGACAGGCAGTGAAGAACCTCTGGCCGAAGAGATCTTCGCACGTACCAACTATCCCGCGTCACGCACGTTTAAATCGGTTGGCGGGGACTTGTTCAAGTGCGAAGCCAGCTTCACGGCGTTCGATGATGAACGGATTTATGGCCTGGGACAGCGGCGTCATGGATTGCTCGATCAAAAGGGTTGCGTGCTGGAACTCACGCATCGCAACTCGCAGATCTCCGTTCCGTTTCTCGTATCGAGCCGCGGATACGGGTTGCTCTGGCATCATCCAGGCATGGGACGCGTGGAACTCGGCCGCACGCAGACGCGCTGGGTTGCAGATGCAGCGCGGTTGATTGATTACGTGGTGACGACGGGCGACGACTACGCGGAGATCATGGAACGATACGCGGACCTCACAGGCCACGCGCCCATGATGCCGCGGTTCGCTGCGGGTTTTTGGCAATGCAAGCTGCGGTATCGCACACAGGAGGAACTGCTCGCGGTGGCGCGCGAACACAAGCGGCGCGGCTTGCCGATGTCGGTGATTGTCATTGATTACTTCAACTGGACGAAAATGGGCGAATGGAAGTTCGACCCGGCTTGCTGGCCTGATCCGGCGGGGATGGTGCGCGAACTCAAGACGATGGGAATCGAAGTGATGGTATCCGTCTGGCCGACCGTCAATCCCGACAGCGAGAACTTCGCGGAACTCGAGCGGCGCAATTTGCTCGTGAGGACCGAACGCGGCATCAACAGCTTCATCAAGTTCACCGATTCCAACGCGAACCAGACGGTGATCTCTGGACTGGTCGACACCACGCATCCCGAGGCGAGGGCGTTCCTTTGGGAGAAAGTGCGCGACAATTACTTCAAGCACGGAATCAAGGCATGGTGGCTGGATGCCATTGAACCTGAGATGGTGACTTACGATCACGACAATGTGCGTTACCACGCGGGCAACGGATCGGAGGTTGGGTGCATTTATCCGATGATGCAGCAGCGGGCGTTTTATGAGGGGATGCGCGCCGCGGGAGAAAAGGATGTGATCACCCTTGGCCGCGCGGGATTCGCGGGAAGCCAGCGTTATGGCGCTGCGATCTGGTCAGGCGACATTCACTCGACGTGGGAGGATTTGCAGCAGCAAGTGCGCGCGGGACTGAATATTGGAATGAGCGGCATTCCGTGGTGGACGACGGATATCGGCGGTTTTTTTGGGGGTGAGGTGGACACGCCTTACTTCCAGGAACTCATCGTTCGGTGGTTTCAGTATGGCGCGTTTTGTCCACTGTTCCGCTTGCATGGCTGGCGCAACAGTTCCCTCGCTCATCCCGAAACGAGTGATCCAACGCGTGGGGGGCCGAATGAGGTCTGGACTTTTGGCGACCGCGCTTACGAGATCATTCGCAAGTTCCTGTTGCTGCGGGAGCGGTTGCGTCCGTACATCATGGAACAGATGAAGCGCGCGAGTGCGAAAGGAACACCGCCCATGCGGCCGCTGTTCTTCGACTTTGCTGAAGACCAGCGCTGCTCAGACGTGGATGATCAATTCCTGTTTGGACCGGATCTGCTGGTTGCGCCTGTGCTGCATGCAGCGGAGACGAAGCGAAAAGTATATTTGCCGGCTGGAGCCAATTGGACTGATGCGTGGACACGGAGGGAGTTCAAAGGCGGCCAATTCATTTCGGCTGCGGCGCCGCTTGAAACCATACCGCTGTTCCTGAGAAATGGACGCCGACTGCCGATTCGCGATGAGCGATAA